The DNA window GCCTGCGTCGACGGGGCGCCCGATCGTTACGCCGAACTCGAGCGCGCGGTCGGTGCGGCCGAACTGCGGCGGGTGGAAAACCGCCTCACGCTCATTCTGCTCGACAGGCGCTGGAGCGCGCATCTGGCGTTGATCGAGGAGATCCGCGAGGGGATCCACCTGCAGCGTTACGGCGGGCGTGATCCGCTCGCCGAGTTCCAGCGGCAGATCATCGACGCCTACGCCGCGATGATGGAGGGGCTGCGCGATGAGGTGGTCGAGACGTTCCGACGTCTGTCGGCAGAAAGCGGCACGATCGACCTCGACCGCGCCGGCTTGCGCGGTCCCACGTCGACCTGGACCTACCTGATCAACGACAATCCGTTTTCGTCGTTCGGGCTCTCGCTGATCGCGCAAGGGAACTTCGGGGTCTCGTTGGCGACCGGCTTCCTGGCGCTGATGTATTGGCCGTTCACCCTCGTCGCTGTCACGGCTGTCTTCGTGCGGCGGTGGCTGGGACGGCACAGCGGTTCGCGGAATGGAGAGACGGAGGGGCGCGATTCATCCGCCTCCGTGTCACGCTTCGGCGGACCGCCGTAGCCTTGGCGAAGGTGGTCGCGCCCGCAGGGCCGGGCTGGAGCCGGCGGTCCCAGGCCCGAGTCCCCCGAATCCCGACGCTCTATCCGTGTCGGCGGATGCCGAGGACGCGCTCGGCGATGACCATGCGCTGGGTTTCCGACGTGCCCTGATAGATCTCGGTGGCGCGCGCGTCGCGGAAATATCGCTCGACCCTGGATCCTCGGCGGTAGCCGGCCGACGCGAGGATCTGCATTGCCTTGTCGGCCGCCTCGTGCGCGGCCAACGACGCCGCCAGCTTCGCCTGCGCCGCCTCCGTCACGATGCTCGTTTGTGTCGCTTTCAGCGACGCGGCCTTCCAGGTGAGCATGCGCGCCGCGTCGAGTTCGGTGGCCATGTCGGCCAGCATGAACTGGACGGCCTCGTAGTTCGCGATGGCCCTGCCGAAGGTATGGCGCTCCTTCGCATGGCGCAACGCCTCGTCGAGCGCGGCCTGACCGATGCCGAGCGCTTGCGCGGCGATGGCGACGCGGCCGCCTTCGAGCGCCCACATGGCCACCTTGAACCCGTCGTTGACCGCGCCCACGACGTGGTCGGCCGGGATCACGACGTCATTGAATGTGAGATCCATGCAGCCCAGGCCGCGCACCCCCAGCGAGTCGGCACGAGCGGTCCGCTCGATGCCCGGGGTGCTCATTGGCACGAGAAACGCGGTGATGCCGTGCGCGCGCTGGCCGGGCCGAGTCACGGCGAACACGAGCGCGACGTTGGACACCTCGGCGCACGCGACCCAGACCTTGCGGCCGTTGAGGCAGTACGCCTTCCCGTCCTCGACCAGCGTCGCCTGCATCTCGAGGTTGGCGGCGTCGGTGCCCGCGTCCTCTTCTGACAGCCCGAACGATCCCAGCGCCTGGCCAGTCGCCAACGCGCGCAGCCAGCGGTC is part of the Acidobacteriota bacterium genome and encodes:
- a CDS encoding acyl-CoA dehydrogenase family protein, with amino-acid sequence MILEFTSAQLEFQHAIELFAREHVAPVAAHIDESGEFPVTLMTRAGEHGLMGVTVPQAWGGGGRDYLSYALAVEAVSRASATVGVILIVNNSLVAEVLARFGADDHKDRWLRALATGQALGSFGLSEEDAGTDAANLEMQATLVEDGKAYCLNGRKVWVACAEVSNVALVFAVTRPGQRAHGITAFLVPMSTPGIERTARADSLGVRGLGCMDLTFNDVVIPADHVVGAVNDGFKVAMWALEGGRVAIAAQALGIGQAALDEALRHAKERHTFGRAIANYEAVQFMLADMATELDAARMLTWKAASLKATQTSIVTEAAQAKLAASLAAHEAADKAMQILASAGYRRGSRVERYFRDARATEIYQGTSETQRMVIAERVLGIRRHG